A window of the Microbacterium sp. AZCO genome harbors these coding sequences:
- a CDS encoding glycosyltransferase, whose amino-acid sequence MTAPETTGRPLSLLFVIPSLHGGGAEFVARTWMAWLVERGHTVSVVTTSGKDTGTYLPKGVHAYSVAKAKGHFGKARAVSDLFRVTKADVAVSLQAHANLILLTAGLLARGGAPKIIVSERNLVTLGLDGSSRSHRVKIWFARKLYPRADHVIAISHPVAGELVAGFGVKGERMTVVANPATAKVATRERVSREPGIGDGLQIVLPCRLVTQKRPTLAIDTAAELASRGISAEVISFGGGPLLDSMNAAAEKTGVTFVDKGWVEDWFSHFAPNAVVLLPSNREGFGNVLVEAAAVGVPSVAVSGALGVADAIVPGITGELALTDDPADLADAVVRASALELGNIDSWLDRFSVDSSGRDLERVLELVTSRDGTA is encoded by the coding sequence ATGACCGCACCCGAGACCACCGGGCGTCCGCTGTCCCTGCTGTTCGTCATCCCGTCGCTGCACGGCGGCGGCGCGGAGTTCGTCGCCCGCACGTGGATGGCCTGGCTCGTCGAACGCGGCCACACCGTGAGCGTCGTCACGACGTCCGGCAAGGACACCGGCACGTATCTCCCCAAGGGCGTGCACGCGTACTCGGTCGCGAAGGCGAAGGGCCACTTCGGCAAGGCGCGCGCCGTCAGCGACCTGTTCCGCGTCACGAAGGCCGACGTCGCCGTGAGCCTCCAGGCCCACGCCAACCTCATCCTCCTCACCGCGGGCCTGCTCGCCCGCGGCGGCGCCCCGAAGATCATCGTGAGCGAGCGCAACCTCGTCACGCTCGGGCTCGACGGTTCGAGCCGGTCGCACCGGGTGAAGATCTGGTTCGCCCGCAAGCTCTACCCCCGCGCGGACCACGTCATCGCCATCTCGCACCCGGTCGCGGGCGAGCTCGTCGCCGGCTTCGGGGTCAAGGGCGAGCGCATGACCGTCGTCGCCAACCCGGCGACGGCGAAGGTCGCCACACGGGAGCGCGTCTCGCGCGAGCCGGGCATCGGCGACGGCCTGCAGATCGTGCTCCCCTGCCGCCTCGTCACGCAGAAGCGCCCGACGCTCGCGATCGACACCGCCGCCGAGCTCGCGAGCCGCGGCATCTCCGCCGAGGTCATCTCGTTCGGCGGCGGCCCGCTGCTCGACTCCATGAACGCCGCCGCGGAGAAAACCGGCGTCACGTTCGTCGACAAGGGCTGGGTCGAGGACTGGTTCTCGCACTTCGCCCCCAACGCCGTCGTGCTGCTCCCGTCGAACCGCGAAGGGTTCGGCAACGTGCTCGTCGAGGCGGCCGCCGTCGGCGTGCCCTCCGTCGCGGTGTCGGGCGCGCTCGGCGTCGCCGACGCGATCGTCCCCGGCATCACGGGCGAGCTGGCCCTCACCGACGACCCGGCCGACCTCGCGGACGCCGTCGTGCGGGCGAGCGCACTGGAGCTCGGGAACATCGACTCCTGGCTCGACCGCTTCTCCGTCGACTCGAGCGGCCGCGACCTCGAGCGCGTGCTCGAGCTTGTCACGTCACGGGACGGCACGGCATGA
- a CDS encoding glycosyltransferase gives MEIYVPGIGQYDNIGDIILRRQLLRWLEPLGRLHVFVGNAREGYAESLVGPEHVVYRSFTAWYRSALKDAVRGDAAYVFKPGEIQITFAGLKEHISTLPLLAALKLRRKPVLRVGAGARGFERIPKLLMQPSLAMTDLIAWRDARTAAFLGRGEVMPDLAFGEGEAEPRGDGERPLLIVSMRSDRPLPSDAWFSAVRSFADERELEIVSVVQVERDAERSKVLAERLGGRYHAWSGDDHERHEAELRDLYRCTSLAVSDRLHVLITAVTEGAAPVAPLVDDSDKIDRHFAAAGIEGVSIPTRGLGEGVIRETLAEAADGWPRVQGALAEARVRLDSVRTRVAGLLRPDLAPTPVTVQPTVWHVGRKGEIAGGMTQVVNAYLSWPFGTVRQRLLVSRNGSQGPGAYALFGSALARTPFLGRRDRTVVAVHLSQKGSFVREGLILRTARSLGYPTVAHLHGSSFVDFAQESPDLVRKTLGSADVVVSLSEETKDAVLGLLPSARVELVPNAVPEGRERAKERLVVFGGGVTRRKGVDVLVEAWKRAEPEDGWELHIAGPVIESDLVTDLPDGVRKQGALEHAELMSLLERSTIAVLPSRDEAMPMFVLEALARRNAVISTPVGGIPSVLGDGAGVLVTPGDPDELAAALRALMDDADELSNVSAAGYDRFSSEFSASAVYPKVEQLWLSTLT, from the coding sequence ATGGAGATCTACGTCCCCGGCATCGGCCAGTACGACAACATCGGCGACATCATCCTGCGCCGCCAGCTGCTCCGCTGGCTCGAGCCGCTCGGCCGGCTGCACGTCTTCGTGGGCAACGCCCGCGAGGGCTACGCGGAGTCCCTCGTCGGCCCCGAGCACGTCGTGTACCGCAGCTTCACGGCGTGGTACCGCTCGGCGCTCAAGGACGCCGTGCGCGGCGACGCCGCCTACGTCTTCAAGCCCGGCGAGATCCAGATCACGTTCGCGGGCCTCAAGGAGCACATCTCGACCCTCCCCCTCCTCGCGGCACTCAAGCTGCGCCGCAAACCCGTCCTGCGGGTCGGCGCGGGGGCGCGCGGGTTCGAGCGCATCCCGAAGCTGCTCATGCAGCCGTCGCTCGCGATGACCGACCTCATCGCGTGGCGCGACGCCCGCACGGCGGCGTTCCTCGGTCGCGGCGAGGTCATGCCGGACCTCGCGTTCGGCGAGGGCGAGGCGGAGCCGCGCGGCGACGGCGAGCGTCCGCTCCTCATCGTCTCGATGCGCAGCGACCGTCCGCTCCCGTCCGACGCCTGGTTCTCCGCGGTCCGGTCGTTCGCCGACGAGCGCGAGCTCGAGATCGTGTCGGTCGTGCAGGTGGAACGGGATGCCGAGCGCTCGAAGGTGCTCGCCGAGCGCCTCGGCGGCCGCTACCACGCGTGGTCGGGCGACGACCACGAGCGTCACGAGGCGGAGCTGCGCGATCTGTACCGCTGCACGAGCCTCGCCGTGAGCGACCGGCTGCACGTGCTCATCACGGCGGTCACCGAGGGCGCCGCGCCCGTGGCGCCGCTCGTCGACGACAGCGACAAGATCGATCGGCACTTCGCCGCCGCCGGCATCGAGGGCGTCTCGATCCCCACGCGTGGCCTGGGCGAGGGCGTCATTCGCGAAACGCTCGCCGAAGCGGCCGACGGCTGGCCGCGCGTCCAGGGCGCCCTCGCCGAGGCCCGGGTGCGTCTCGACTCCGTGCGGACGCGCGTCGCGGGCCTCCTCCGGCCCGACCTCGCGCCGACGCCCGTCACCGTCCAGCCCACCGTCTGGCACGTGGGCCGCAAGGGCGAGATCGCCGGCGGCATGACGCAGGTCGTCAACGCCTACCTCTCGTGGCCCTTCGGCACCGTGCGCCAGCGCCTGCTCGTGAGCCGCAACGGCTCGCAGGGCCCGGGGGCGTACGCGCTCTTCGGCTCGGCTCTCGCGCGCACCCCGTTCCTCGGCCGCCGCGATCGCACGGTCGTCGCGGTGCACCTGTCGCAGAAGGGCTCCTTCGTGCGGGAGGGCCTCATCCTCCGCACGGCGCGGAGCCTGGGCTACCCGACGGTCGCGCACCTCCACGGCAGCAGCTTCGTCGACTTCGCGCAGGAGTCCCCCGACCTCGTCCGCAAGACGCTCGGGTCGGCGGACGTCGTCGTCTCGCTCAGCGAGGAGACGAAGGATGCCGTCCTCGGCCTCCTCCCCTCCGCGCGCGTCGAGCTCGTCCCCAACGCCGTGCCCGAGGGGCGCGAGCGCGCCAAGGAGCGGCTGGTGGTCTTCGGCGGCGGCGTCACGCGGCGCAAGGGCGTCGACGTGCTCGTCGAGGCGTGGAAGCGCGCCGAGCCCGAGGACGGCTGGGAGCTGCACATCGCCGGCCCGGTCATCGAGTCCGACCTCGTGACGGATCTGCCCGACGGCGTGCGCAAGCAGGGCGCCCTCGAGCACGCGGAGCTCATGTCGCTCCTCGAGCGCTCGACGATCGCCGTGCTCCCCTCGCGCGACGAGGCGATGCCGATGTTCGTGCTCGAGGCGCTGGCGCGCCGCAACGCGGTCATCTCGACGCCGGTCGGCGGCATCCCGAGCGTTCTGGGCGACGGGGCGGGCGTGCTCGTCACCCCCGGCGATCCGGACGAGCTCGCGGCCGCCCTCCGGGCGCTGATGGACGACGCCGACGAGCTGTCGAACGTCTCGGCCGCCGGGTACGACCGGTTCTCGTCGGAGTTCTCGGCGAGCGCCGTCTACCCCAAGGTCGAGCAGCTGTGGCTGAGCACGCTGACCTGA
- a CDS encoding glycosyltransferase family 2 protein has translation MSSADVAASVSVVLPCYNAAEFVESAVERLLEQRDVALEIVLVDDKSTDDTAALISALADRHESVRAILLPENGGVAAAREAAVAAATGDYVWFVDADDEWPDDAASALLKAANAVDADIVCAGATVVSEGQPERPVGDLPEGDLLTGPQALDALLVGGITGHLWNKLFRRSLLGRIEFTRIRQHSDQAMVAQALVEASRVALLHRSVYVYKLRSGSIIRSGSRRADSLRELGEVIARCVARVDATALRRPDYLYYRARYHTLSRLKDATSGAYSESERRSLVKQVRSEMSFAQLGAIGRRRDVTRFGIYTLGWMSPRTYSLVLDRAGGRL, from the coding sequence ATGAGCTCCGCCGACGTCGCGGCATCCGTCAGCGTCGTCCTCCCCTGCTACAACGCCGCGGAGTTCGTCGAGTCCGCCGTCGAGCGGCTCCTCGAGCAGAGGGACGTCGCGCTCGAGATCGTGCTCGTCGACGACAAGTCGACCGACGACACAGCCGCGCTGATCTCCGCGCTCGCCGATCGCCACGAGTCCGTGCGCGCCATCCTGCTGCCCGAGAACGGCGGCGTGGCCGCCGCGCGCGAGGCGGCCGTCGCGGCCGCGACGGGCGACTACGTCTGGTTCGTCGACGCCGATGACGAGTGGCCCGACGACGCGGCCTCCGCCCTCCTGAAGGCGGCGAACGCCGTCGACGCCGACATCGTGTGCGCCGGGGCGACCGTCGTGTCCGAGGGCCAGCCCGAGCGGCCGGTCGGCGACCTCCCCGAGGGCGACCTCCTCACCGGCCCGCAGGCGCTGGACGCGCTCCTCGTCGGCGGCATCACGGGCCACCTGTGGAACAAGCTGTTCCGCCGCAGCCTCCTCGGCCGCATCGAGTTCACGCGCATCCGCCAACACTCCGACCAGGCGATGGTCGCGCAGGCGCTGGTCGAGGCATCCCGAGTCGCTCTGCTCCATCGCTCGGTGTACGTCTACAAGCTCCGCTCCGGCTCGATCATCCGCTCTGGCTCCCGCCGTGCGGACTCGCTGCGCGAGCTCGGCGAGGTCATCGCGCGCTGTGTCGCGCGGGTGGATGCCACGGCCCTGCGCCGCCCCGATTACCTCTATTACCGTGCGCGGTATCACACCCTCTCCCGCCTCAAGGACGCCACGTCCGGCGCGTACTCCGAATCGGAGCGCCGCAGCCTCGTGAAGCAGGTCCGGTCGGAGATGTCCTTCGCTCAGCTCGGCGCCATCGGCCGCCGGCGCGATGTGACGCGCTTCGGCATCTACACCCTCGGGTGGATGAGCCCTCGCACCTACAGCCTCGTGCTCGACAGGGCGGGAGGACGTCTATGA
- a CDS encoding acyltransferase, which produces MTDTVQRNWSLIDRNTRPKAWVDVAKGVAMFMVVIFHTSLYFGHADITGYPGRLKLFLEAFPMPAFFVISGLFALRVSTWTLPQLWKRRLLPLLWLYVVWSLVRFVFYTIVPGTNGDLGALPATDWRSIALLFVWPSNSYWFLYAMFWFTLGVWALRRVPVWLKVAGAALVSAAITSGFATLNNLGWNRTAALFLFFLIGALFYDRITKGITKAGPWTLVGLAVLYLGASAVVVAVPHVRGVPFAVTIMQVLAIAVGFVASKYIAMVRPLAAVFGTIGEWSLHIYLLHIFIIVSMASLLEWILPPIGGALGAGIVTVCAVLTTYIAVLLSKLTTKVKWLYVPPMRLRRSRKAVGDSAA; this is translated from the coding sequence ATGACCGACACGGTTCAGAGAAACTGGTCGCTGATCGACCGCAACACACGTCCGAAGGCATGGGTGGATGTCGCCAAGGGCGTCGCCATGTTCATGGTGGTCATCTTCCACACGAGCCTCTATTTCGGGCACGCCGACATCACCGGCTATCCGGGCCGCCTCAAGCTGTTCCTCGAGGCGTTCCCGATGCCGGCCTTCTTCGTCATCTCGGGGCTGTTCGCCCTCCGGGTGTCGACCTGGACCCTGCCGCAGCTGTGGAAGCGGCGGCTCCTGCCGCTGCTGTGGCTGTACGTCGTGTGGTCGCTCGTGCGGTTCGTGTTCTACACGATCGTCCCCGGCACCAACGGCGACCTCGGAGCGCTGCCCGCCACCGACTGGCGGAGCATCGCGCTCCTGTTCGTGTGGCCGAGCAACAGCTACTGGTTCCTCTACGCGATGTTCTGGTTCACGCTCGGCGTGTGGGCCCTCCGCCGTGTTCCGGTGTGGCTCAAGGTCGCCGGTGCGGCGCTCGTCTCGGCGGCCATCACGTCGGGCTTCGCGACGCTCAACAACCTGGGCTGGAATCGCACGGCGGCCCTCTTCCTCTTCTTCCTCATCGGCGCGCTCTTCTACGACCGCATCACGAAGGGCATCACGAAGGCCGGCCCCTGGACCCTCGTCGGGCTCGCGGTGCTGTACCTCGGCGCGTCCGCCGTCGTCGTGGCCGTTCCGCATGTGCGGGGAGTGCCGTTCGCCGTCACGATCATGCAGGTGCTCGCGATCGCCGTCGGGTTCGTCGCGTCGAAGTACATCGCCATGGTGCGCCCGCTCGCCGCGGTCTTCGGCACGATCGGCGAGTGGAGCCTGCACATCTACCTGCTGCACATCTTCATCATCGTCAGCATGGCGTCGCTGCTGGAGTGGATCCTGCCGCCCATCGGGGGAGCGCTCGGCGCCGGAATCGTGACGGTGTGCGCGGTCCTCACGACGTACATCGCCGTGCTCCTGTCCAAGCTCACGACCAAGGTCAAGTGGCTCTACGTTCCGCCGATGCGCCTCCGGCGCTCGCGCAAAGCCGTGGGAGACAGCGCCGCGTGA
- a CDS encoding lipopolysaccharide biosynthesis protein yields MTGVGVNTSLGASASRGAAVTVLGQVIRIVVQLGGIMILARLLTPSDYGLLAMVTAIIGVGELVRDFGLSSAAIQARTLTRGQKNNLFWINASIGLTLMVATIAASWLIAAFYGDDRLQPIAAALSVTFLLNGLSTQFRADLSRHLKFGRLVVVDTGAQVLGLAVGLGMAFSGMGYWSLVGQQIGQTVAALGFLVFLTGWFPGWMARREPMRGLLGYGVNMFGTQLLTYASRNVDSIVIGARFGAADLGLYNRAFQLMMLPLLQLNAPSTRVALPVLSRLQDDKARYAAFITFGQSALLSVIGAVLALLGAQAESVIRIMLGPQWLEAVPVFRILLVAGFFQAAGYATYWVFLSKGLMRQNLYYSLVTRPFMIIAILVGSIWGMYGVAIAYSASIAVMWPLSLLWVRRSSDAPVKAMFFNGARAIIVFGLGCVVSGLSTIWIDPELPFIRVLVGGVVLLAWIGLMALIWPRFRRDIVDLASARKYFRRRRKAAQTGTDDSEPELAEPLVDPALVEGEERLERPHDLIPGDEPPVEWNDEGKRRS; encoded by the coding sequence ATGACGGGCGTGGGCGTCAACACGTCCCTGGGAGCATCGGCGTCGCGCGGAGCGGCGGTCACGGTCCTGGGGCAGGTCATCCGCATCGTGGTGCAGCTCGGCGGCATCATGATCCTCGCGCGTCTGCTGACGCCGTCGGACTACGGTCTCCTGGCGATGGTCACCGCGATCATCGGCGTCGGCGAGCTCGTGCGCGACTTCGGACTCAGCTCGGCCGCGATCCAGGCCCGCACCCTGACCCGCGGACAGAAGAACAACCTCTTCTGGATCAACGCATCGATCGGCCTGACCCTCATGGTCGCCACGATCGCCGCATCCTGGCTCATCGCGGCCTTCTACGGAGACGACCGGCTGCAGCCGATCGCCGCCGCCCTCTCGGTCACCTTCCTCCTCAACGGCCTGTCGACGCAGTTCCGCGCCGACCTCTCGCGCCACCTGAAGTTCGGCCGGCTGGTCGTCGTCGACACGGGCGCGCAGGTGCTGGGTCTCGCCGTCGGCCTCGGCATGGCGTTCAGCGGAATGGGCTACTGGTCGCTCGTCGGACAGCAGATCGGCCAGACCGTGGCCGCACTCGGCTTCCTCGTCTTCCTCACGGGCTGGTTCCCCGGGTGGATGGCCCGGCGCGAGCCGATGCGCGGCCTCCTCGGCTACGGCGTGAACATGTTCGGCACGCAGCTGCTCACGTACGCGAGCCGCAACGTCGACTCGATCGTCATCGGCGCGCGGTTCGGCGCGGCCGACCTCGGTCTCTACAACCGCGCCTTCCAGCTCATGATGCTGCCGCTCCTGCAGCTGAACGCGCCCTCGACCCGAGTCGCCCTGCCCGTGCTTTCCCGCCTCCAGGACGACAAGGCCCGGTACGCCGCCTTCATCACGTTCGGCCAGTCCGCACTGCTGTCGGTGATCGGCGCCGTCCTTGCGCTGCTCGGCGCGCAGGCCGAGTCGGTCATCCGGATCATGCTCGGACCGCAGTGGCTCGAGGCCGTGCCCGTCTTCCGCATCCTGCTGGTCGCCGGATTCTTCCAGGCTGCGGGCTACGCGACGTACTGGGTCTTCCTCTCCAAGGGGCTCATGCGGCAGAACCTGTACTACTCGCTCGTGACCCGCCCGTTCATGATCATCGCGATCCTGGTCGGGTCGATCTGGGGCATGTACGGCGTCGCCATCGCGTACTCGGCATCCATCGCGGTCATGTGGCCGCTGTCGCTCCTGTGGGTGCGCCGCTCCTCCGACGCCCCGGTCAAGGCGATGTTCTTCAACGGCGCGCGCGCGATCATCGTCTTCGGGCTCGGCTGCGTCGTCTCGGGCCTGTCGACGATCTGGATCGACCCCGAGCTCCCCTTCATCCGCGTCCTCGTCGGCGGCGTCGTGCTCCTCGCCTGGATCGGCCTCATGGCGCTCATCTGGCCGCGATTCCGCCGCGACATCGTCGACCTCGCCTCGGCCCGCAAGTACTTCCGCCGGCGTCGCAAGGCGGCGCAGACGGGGACGGACGACTCCGAGCCGGAGCTCGCCGAGCCGCTCGTCGACCCCGCACTCGTCGAAGGCGAGGAGCGGCTCGAACGCCCGCACGACCTGATTCCGGGTGACGAACCGCCCGTCGAATGGAACGACGAAGGGAAACGCCGATCATGA
- a CDS encoding polysaccharide pyruvyl transferase family protein, whose translation MKLRGVELVHWNPRRHIGEGRIARALPRIKRPNNFGDLLGPLIVKELAKTVPGRADERRLLSVGSVLHFANDGDTVWGSGRNGKISDDKYRFTDLDVRAVRGPRTRAWLAGRGIDAPAVYGDPALLVPTIFPEFAASIVRGRRGVTVVPNLHDVPRWKDEPGFLDPTTRVWTTIRTIAESSHVVASSLHGIILAETFGVPASLVLPGAEDLFKYHDYFEGTGRTLPPSSTSVAEALENPAPPIADWDPQPLLQAFPADLWTGAQTHRQDLAA comes from the coding sequence ATGAAGCTCCGCGGTGTCGAACTCGTGCACTGGAACCCGCGCCGGCACATCGGCGAGGGGCGGATCGCCCGCGCGCTCCCGCGGATCAAGCGGCCCAACAACTTCGGCGATCTGCTCGGTCCGCTGATCGTGAAGGAGCTCGCGAAGACCGTCCCGGGGCGGGCCGACGAGCGGCGGCTCCTCAGCGTCGGATCGGTCCTTCACTTCGCGAACGACGGTGACACCGTGTGGGGCAGCGGACGCAACGGCAAGATCTCGGACGACAAATATCGCTTCACGGACCTGGACGTGCGCGCCGTGCGCGGACCGCGCACCCGGGCCTGGCTCGCGGGCCGCGGAATCGATGCGCCGGCCGTCTACGGCGACCCCGCACTGCTCGTGCCGACGATCTTCCCGGAGTTCGCGGCATCCATCGTCCGCGGCCGCCGCGGAGTGACCGTCGTGCCGAATCTGCACGACGTGCCGCGCTGGAAGGACGAGCCGGGATTCCTCGACCCGACGACCCGCGTGTGGACGACGATCCGCACGATCGCCGAGAGCTCGCACGTCGTGGCGTCGTCTCTGCACGGGATCATCCTGGCCGAGACGTTCGGCGTCCCCGCGTCGCTCGTGCTGCCGGGAGCGGAAGACCTCTTCAAGTACCACGACTACTTCGAGGGCACCGGGCGAACGCTGCCACCCTCGTCGACGAGCGTCGCGGAGGCGCTCGAGAACCCCGCACCGCCCATCGCCGACTGGGATCCGCAGCCTCTCCTCCAGGCCTTCCCCGCCGACCTCTGGACGGGCGCTCAGACTCACCGCCAAGACCTCGCCGCGTGA
- a CDS encoding alpha/beta hydrolase, translated as MIHRSTLIASAAAVVALALAGCAPTAPSGAPTGGSTPEPTATTTVVYRTVDGTDLHAEICEPAAADAPAPAVILLHGGGFSEGSRASMLTLCEESAAQGIVGVAIDYRLLPENHYPAQVDDAAAAVAWLKEPDVAAQYGVDPAHIGMIGSSAGAIITATLATRADSGITAAAALSPVSDMTPSGLELGTPTAEAVATILAYLGCKDVAACPVGQEASPLFAVSPATAPLFLAAGTRELVPVGQVDALHQALVDAGVPTELVTPAGERHGLALLTDDVRTKMFAFLKEQL; from the coding sequence GTGATCCACCGCTCCACCCTCATCGCCTCCGCTGCGGCCGTCGTCGCGCTCGCCCTCGCGGGCTGCGCACCGACGGCACCCTCGGGCGCCCCCACCGGCGGCTCCACTCCGGAGCCGACGGCCACCACGACCGTCGTGTACCGCACGGTCGACGGCACCGACCTGCACGCCGAGATCTGCGAACCCGCCGCGGCCGACGCGCCCGCACCCGCCGTGATCCTGCTGCACGGCGGCGGATTCAGCGAGGGCTCGCGCGCGAGCATGCTGACGCTCTGCGAGGAGTCGGCCGCCCAGGGTATCGTCGGAGTCGCCATCGACTACCGGCTGCTCCCCGAGAACCACTACCCGGCACAGGTGGATGACGCCGCCGCCGCGGTCGCCTGGCTCAAGGAGCCCGACGTCGCCGCGCAATACGGTGTCGATCCCGCGCACATCGGGATGATCGGCAGCTCGGCGGGCGCGATCATCACGGCGACCCTCGCGACGCGCGCGGACTCCGGCATCACGGCCGCCGCCGCCCTCTCCCCGGTCTCCGACATGACGCCCAGCGGCCTGGAGCTCGGGACGCCGACCGCGGAGGCGGTCGCGACGATCCTCGCGTACCTCGGGTGCAAGGACGTGGCGGCCTGCCCCGTCGGGCAGGAGGCATCCCCCCTCTTCGCCGTCTCGCCCGCCACGGCGCCGCTCTTCCTGGCGGCCGGCACGCGAGAGCTCGTGCCGGTGGGACAGGTGGATGCGCTCCACCAGGCGCTCGTCGACGCAGGGGTGCCGACCGAGCTCGTCACTCCCGCGGGAGAGCGGCACGGACTGGCGCTTCTCACCGACGACGTCCGCACGAAGATGTTCGCGTTCCTGAAGGAACAGCTGTGA
- a CDS encoding glycosyltransferase, with amino-acid sequence MTTTAARAAVTKDPTTAGPDVIIVQQTLVPPDGHTKFVDQMVGMDNPAVVHRFFSWKRAIVSRYDVFHAHWPELTIRGATPLRRFMRRRYMDAFLLRARLTRTPIVRHLHNVEPHEPGSAAERRSLRRFDKATDVYIRLNPTTVPPTDRPVVTALHGHYRKAYAAHPLPEPQPGRVVYFGIIRPYKGVDRLATVFSELDGDDLSLRIVGSPSTGQREMVEAHCARDPRITALLRYVSDAELVDEVGRAELVVLPYNEMHNSGAILAAMSLSRPVLAPRTPANTALSEEVGPGWILEYDGDLTADVIRDALHTVRTGERSDEPDLSERDWDHVGRIIEGAYRQAIARAARRR; translated from the coding sequence ATGACGACAACCGCTGCTCGCGCCGCCGTCACGAAAGATCCGACCACCGCAGGTCCCGACGTCATCATCGTCCAGCAGACGCTGGTGCCGCCGGACGGCCACACGAAGTTCGTCGACCAGATGGTCGGCATGGACAACCCCGCCGTCGTGCACCGGTTCTTCTCGTGGAAGCGGGCCATCGTCTCGCGCTACGACGTGTTCCACGCGCACTGGCCCGAACTGACGATCCGGGGTGCGACGCCGCTGCGCCGCTTCATGCGCCGCCGCTACATGGATGCCTTCCTCCTGCGTGCGCGCCTGACCCGCACCCCGATCGTGCGCCACCTGCACAACGTCGAGCCACACGAGCCGGGGAGCGCCGCGGAGCGTCGTTCGCTGCGCCGCTTCGACAAGGCGACGGACGTCTACATCCGGCTCAACCCGACCACCGTGCCCCCGACCGACCGGCCGGTCGTGACGGCGCTGCACGGCCACTACCGCAAGGCCTATGCGGCGCACCCGCTGCCGGAACCGCAGCCGGGCCGGGTCGTCTACTTCGGCATCATCCGCCCCTACAAGGGCGTCGACCGGCTCGCGACAGTCTTCTCGGAGCTCGACGGCGACGACCTCTCGCTGCGGATCGTGGGATCGCCGAGCACGGGACAGCGCGAGATGGTCGAGGCCCACTGCGCCCGCGACCCGCGCATCACCGCGCTCCTCCGCTACGTCTCGGACGCCGAGCTCGTCGATGAGGTCGGCCGTGCCGAGCTCGTCGTGCTGCCCTACAACGAGATGCACAACTCCGGCGCGATCCTCGCGGCCATGTCGCTGTCGCGTCCGGTGCTCGCGCCGCGCACGCCCGCCAACACCGCACTCTCGGAGGAGGTCGGCCCGGGCTGGATCCTCGAGTACGACGGCGACCTCACGGCGGACGTGATCCGGGATGCCCTGCACACGGTCCGCACCGGTGAGCGGTCGGACGAGCCCGACCTCTCCGAACGGGACTGGGACCACGTCGGGCGGATCATCGAAGGCGCCTACCGCCAGGCGATCGCACGGGCGGCACGCCGGCGATGA
- a CDS encoding glycosyltransferase, with translation MSSTLPPLDADTPRKLLLAASTGGHIAQLVRLAPGLGATDDSLWISFDSPQTRSLLAGRRTLMVPYIRPRDWKSTGEAFRLIRRALAEEGFEAAVSTGAALALAALPAARMSGIPTLYIESVSRVQGPSLSGRILYGLRGTEMRSQHRSWAHGRWGVHPSVLETFTTTTREVDPARPLKIFVTLGTIEGYRFDSLVDAVLASGLAGPETTWQLGYTTRDDALPGRAVAQMDAADFDRTAREADVVITHSGVGTILGLLEMGIYPVAVVRRSARKEHVDDHQEQIAALLRETGIGSAVEVEGLTADLLRDAATHAILTDSDGAPELAGQGKGLS, from the coding sequence ATGAGCAGCACACTGCCCCCGCTCGACGCCGACACACCCCGCAAGCTTCTCCTCGCCGCTTCGACGGGAGGACACATCGCCCAACTCGTGCGCCTCGCGCCGGGACTCGGCGCGACCGACGATTCGCTGTGGATCAGCTTCGACTCACCGCAGACGCGGTCGCTCCTGGCCGGGCGGCGCACGCTCATGGTGCCCTACATCCGGCCGCGCGACTGGAAGTCGACGGGCGAGGCGTTCCGGCTCATCCGCCGCGCGCTGGCGGAGGAGGGCTTCGAGGCGGCCGTCAGCACCGGCGCCGCGCTCGCACTCGCCGCGCTTCCCGCGGCGCGGATGAGCGGCATCCCGACCCTCTACATCGAGAGCGTGTCGCGCGTGCAGGGGCCGTCGCTCAGCGGACGCATCCTCTACGGCCTGCGCGGCACCGAGATGCGCTCGCAGCACCGCTCGTGGGCGCACGGCCGCTGGGGCGTGCACCCGAGCGTGCTCGAGACCTTCACGACGACGACCCGCGAGGTCGACCCGGCGCGTCCGCTCAAGATCTTCGTGACGCTCGGCACGATCGAGGGCTACCGCTTCGACTCCCTTGTCGACGCGGTGCTCGCATCGGGACTCGCGGGGCCCGAGACGACGTGGCAGCTCGGCTACACGACCCGCGACGACGCTCTGCCAGGCCGCGCGGTCGCCCAGATGGATGCCGCCGACTTCGACCGCACCGCTCGCGAGGCCGACGTCGTCATCACGCACTCGGGCGTCGGGACGATCCTCGGCCTCCTCGAGATGGGCATCTACCCCGTGGCCGTCGTGCGGCGCTCGGCGCGCAAGGAGCACGTCGACGACCACCAGGAGCAGATCGCAGCCCTCCTCCGCGAGACCGGCATCGGCTCGGCAGTCGAGGTCGAGGGCCTCACGGCCGATCTGCTCCGGGATGCCGCGACCCACGCGATCCTCACCGACAGCGACGGCGCGCCCGAGCTCGCCGGCCAGGGGAAGGGCCTTTCCTGA